In Dysidea avara chromosome 3, odDysAvar1.4, whole genome shotgun sequence, a single window of DNA contains:
- the LOC136249236 gene encoding endoplasmic reticulum-Golgi intermediate compartment protein 2-like — protein MRRRGGALKIVKELDAFTKVPEDYQRTTASGGTFSIISISAILILVFSEFLYYRSTVMKYEYSVDVDMLSSLELEVDMTIAMSCQYLGADIVDLAGESVPSNFLTMADTTFELSNEQKQWFETRNAVLSSIKDYRSLNDLVMLESITSTPFPQTDMSDGSTDSCRLVGKTSLKKVAGNFHITAGKSITHARGHSHLNAFIPLDAYNFSHRIDKFAFGASVPGSINPLDGTLYVTDERARIFQYFMQVVPTEYETLSRHQKTHQYSVTDRIRTLDHSKGSHGVPGIFFKYDLSAVSVKIVEERRPFWQFLVRLCGIVGGVFATSGMIHLLVGAVFDLFGKKNQTTQDTSNSQ, from the coding sequence ATGAGAAGACGTGGAGGGGCTTTAAAGATTGTTAAGGAACTCGATGCATTCACCAAGGTGCCAGAGGACTACCAACGCACCACGGCCAGTGGAGGCACCTTCTCCATCATCTCAATATCAGCCATTCTAATCCTAGTGTTCTCCGAGTTCCTGTACTATCGATCCACTGTTATGAAATATGAGTACTCTGTGGATGTTGATATGTTGTCTTCTCTTGAACTAGAGGTGGATATGACGATTGCTATGTCATGTCAGTATCTGGGAGCAGATATTGTTGATTTAGCTGGTGAGAGTGTCCCCAGTAACTTTTTGACGATGGCTGATACTACTTTTGAACTGTCCAACGAGCAGAAGCAGTGGTTTGAGACCAGGAATGCTGTTCTATCAAGCATTAAAGATTACCGATCATTGAATGATTTAGTTATGTTGGAATCGATAACATCTACCCCTTTTCCACAGACAGATATGTCTGATGGTTCTACTGACAGCTGTAGACTAGTTGGGAAAACAAGCTTGAAAAAAGTTGCTGGGAATTTCCATATCACGGCTGGGAAATCTATCACTCATGCGAGGGGCCATTCACATTTGAATGCATTTATTCCACTCGATGCATACAACTTCTCTCACCGTATTGACAAGTTTGCATTTGGTGCCTCTGTTCCAGGTTCCATCAATCCCCTAGATGGGACCTTATATGTGACAGATGAACGAGCTAGGATATTCCAATATTTCATGCAAGTGGTCCCAACAGAGTATGAAACTTTATCCAGACACCAGAAGACTCACCAATACTCAGTAACAGATAGAATTAGAACACTGGATCATAGCAAGGGGAGCCATGGTGTACCAGGTATCTTTTTCAAATATGATCTATCCGCTGTTTCTGTGAAGATAGTTGAAGAAAGGCGACCATTTTGGCAGTTTCTGGTACGACTTTGCGGCATAGTAGGTGGTGTCTTTGCTACTTCAGGTATGATCCATTTGTTGGTAGGAGCAGTGTTTGACTTATTTGGCAAGAAGAATCAAACTACACAGGACACCTCAAACTCACAGTAG
- the LOC136249233 gene encoding DENN domain-containing protein 5B-like yields MTQLINYFAVVGLSSDDLKNHISDQDFLTKSYPPKVLSHFPNDKRFDDHAIRTLCLPDGLHVRQITFPEDEKPEFHSFVITREDGSRTYGCALSFYEINTDQKLVDAVKCQEQIAENALIVSESDEKLWKRGGSFCIQKCICLTSSYPHVSPLRQYLLQLYQATIGGLKLSMPIELFLANLCYDVPAPSPGCCVQFQGPLSKISCTMPGVYDLPLCDYSLLTLIQKIGITKLVRVFTCILLEHQLLIKSASYSELMECCECLTSLLCPFVWPHVYVPILPASQYGFLDAPVPYIMGLKASFDFNPDLDITNEGSLCMLDLNHGKLDVPEDLPAFPDSESLLGKLQEIAETHNLECIDLRGVSLSPTQTTHGHSGVINMLQSYFKGDMKSSSSEEIAKLVGIATRAGIKEEVSSPASSITSDTEKLSSQEIDHVVNSELFIKEMREVFLQQFVELFRDYEKFTIYPKQTFDQWKRDREQFQNFDRTAFLSDQPEKHLPFLSAFLETQMFRGFIDEKIEASFRQEPSRNLRLFDNRIELAITERSIRSPVFDKPPLGVDEPCSPALDTAPPMIDIPLPFISKPSENVSHRPKGVFPSLDLATLSRQRSSSPSLQERSGSLEKKQTRRSSGVIHEAGSSRQMIQRHAKFVMQLWRESRARVKNMVGSSPNAKSNVEENTQIVSLCDLLERIWSHGLIAKKDGKSPLWSHLMAYAETDTKHCEPVSSSSPPAQAARSTSPKKDKAARPFTPTHNFKAQLKRKSLQSPELRERVSALLCPPSCSLIDDILTIKMMTEIKTDVGRTRAFIRLALEKKVLYKHLVELLSNKTLRDQRYKDYAFLRTEDEKEQFLLHMLTLSAKDFSCFTRGFRDSTILYRVLIVGEGKRFGLSTACLYCNLAGEYNNSGVNWFTKGEYTADIKCQNLGPITCVRIGHDNSGLSPSTWVDSVFLQNITTGHTYRFPCNQWLSRAEGDCSTERFLVGKKLNYNPMVGPPSIDTVFSAAESGKRRGSKDIKETQAISSNDLCQKLTMSVQGLTAGENCNNIEQLNSLLGAEGFVQCLEQALLFGTNTNRKSKKPLVWDLVEKMSAKITCMHNEEKTAAEKLQLVVSKLQDLESGKVEKFHIFICVGLRDQFLSTWIELFANSSATVELYTPGSFFLDQSLREVMIKDLNKLLQLHIPLPSLLLGSL; encoded by the coding sequence ATGACACAGTTGATTAATTATTTTGCTGTTGTGGGGCTATCTAGTGATGATTTGAAAAACCATATTTCTGATCAGGACTTTCTCACTAAGAGTTATCCACCAAAAGTGTTGTCACATTTTCCAAATGATAAACGCTTCGATGACCATGCTATTCGTACATTATGTCTCCCTGATGGATTACATGTGAGACAGATTACTTTTCCTGAAGATGAAAAGCCAGAATTTCACAGTTTTGTAATCACTAGAGAAGACGGGAGCCGCACTTATGGGTGTGCATTGAGTTTCTACGAAATTAACACTGACCAGAAACTAGTGGATGCAGTGAAGTGCCAGGAGCAAATTGCTGAGAATGCTCTGATTGTGTCTGAGTCGGATGAGAAGTTATGGAAGAGAGGTGGCAGTTTTTGTATCCAGAAATGTATTTGTTTGACATCATCCTACCCTCATGTATCACCACTCAGACAATACTTGTTACAGCTTTATCAAGCCACAATTGGAGGACTGAAGTTATCGATGCCCATTGAACTGTTTCTGGCTAATCTTTGTTACGATGTTCCGGCACCTTCTCCAGGATGCTGTGTCCAATTTCAAGGACCATTGTCAAAAATATCTTGCACGATGCCTGGTGTATATGATTTGCCATTGTGTGACTATTCCTTACTCACTCTCATTCAGAAGATTGGAATTACTAAGTTAGTCCGAGTGTTTACATGTATATTGCTGGAACATCAGCTGCTCATTAAGTCAGCTAGTTATTCAGAGCTCATGGAATGTTGTGAGTGTTTGACGTCACTGTTGTGTCCCTTTGTCTGGCCACATGTCTATGTTCCGATATTGCCTGCATCTCAGTATGGGTTTTTGGATGCCCCTGTGCCTTACATTATGGGGTTGAAGGCTAGTTTTGATTTCAATCCAGACTTGGATATCACCAATGAGGGATCACTATGTATGCTTGACCTCAATCATGGCAAACTTGATGTACCAGAGGATCTTCCCGCCTTTCCTGACTCAGAAAGCTTGTTGGGAAAACTTCAAGAAATTGCTGAGACACATAACCTTGAGTGCATTGACTTGAGAGGCGTTTCTTTGTCACCAACGCAGACAACACACGGCCACAGTGGTGTCATTAACATGCTACAGTCATATTTCAAGGGAGACATGAAAAGCAGTTCAAGTGAAGAGATCGCTAAGTTGGTTGGGATTGCCACACGAGCAGGCATCAAAGAAGAAGTCAGTAGTCCAGCTAGTAGTATCACCTCTGATACAGAAAAGCTATCAAGCCAAGAAATTGACCATGTTGTGAATAGTGAACTGTTCATAAAAGAGATGAGAGAAGTCTTCCTTCAACAATTTGTAGAGCTATTTCGTGATTATGAGAAGTTCACCATCTACCCTAAACAGACTTTTGACCAATGGAAGAGAGACAGGGAACAGTTCCAAAACTTTGACCGTACTGCATTCCTTTCTGATCAGCCTGAGAAACACTTGCCTTTTCTCTCAGCATTTCTGGAGACACAGATGTTTAGAGGCTTCATCGATGAAAAAATTGAAGCCTCCTTCAGGCAAGAGCCATCTAGGAATTTGCGTTTGTTTGACAACAGAATTGAGTTGGCTATTACAGAGAGATCAATACGATCACCAGTATTTGATAAACCACCTTTGGGTGTGGATGAGCCTTGTAGCCCAGCCTTAGACACTGCTCCTCCTATGATTGATATACCACTGCCATTTATCTCCAAGCCATCAGAAAATGTTTCCCATAGACCCAAGGGGGTTTTCCCTTCTCTAGATTTGGCAACTCTTAGCAGGCAAAGGTCATCTTCACCGTCACTGCAAGAACGAAGTGGCTCACTAGAAAAGAAGCAAACAAGGAGATCATCTGGTGTTATTCATGAAGCTGGGTCATCTCGTCAAATGATTCAAAGACATGCTAAATTTGTTATGCAGCTTTGGAGGGAGAGCAGAGCTCGTGTTAAGAACATGGTTGGTAGCAGTCCTAATGCTAAGAGTAACGTGGAAGAGAACACCCAGATTGTTAGTCTTTGTGATCTACTTGAGCGTATCTGGAGTCACGGTTTAATTGCAAAGAAAGATGGAAAATCTCCACTGTGGTCTCACCTTATGGCTTATGCCGAAACAGACACAAAACATTGTGAGCCAGTTTCATCCAGTTCACCTCCAGCCCAGGCAGCTAGATCAACCTCTCCAAAGAAAGACAAAGCTGCTAGGCCTTTTACTCCTACTCATAACTTTAAGGCACAATTGAAACGCAAGAGTTTACAATCACCAGAGCTCCGTGAGCGTGTAAGTGCCCTACTGTGTCCCCCATCATGCTCTCTTATTGATGATATATTGACTATCAAAATGATGACTGAGATTAAGACTGATGTGGGTCGTACAAGAGCCTTTATTAGACTAGCACTGGAAAAGAAAGTGCTATACAAACACCTTGTTGAATTGCTGTCCAACAAGACACTGCGAGATCAGAGATACAAAGATTATGCCTTCCTCAGAACAGAAGACGAAAAGGAACAGTTTTTGCTTCATATGTTAACACTGAGTGCCAAAGATTTCTCATGTTTCACAAGAGGCTTTAGAGACTCTACCATACTATATAGAGTACTGATTGTTGGAGAAGGAAAGCGCTTTGGGCTCAGCACAgcttgtttgtattgtaatCTGGCTGGGGAGTACAACAATTCTGGTGTCAACTGGTTTACGAAAGGTGAATACACTGCTGATATCAAGTGTCAGAATTTGGGTCCCATAACTTGTGTTCGTATTGGTCACGATAACTCGGGCCTTTCACCCAGCACTTGGGTGGATTCTGTGTTCCTACAGAACATAACAACTGGACACACCTACCGCTTCCCCTGCAACCAATGGCTATCCAGAGCTGAGGGGGATTGCAGTACTGAAAGATTTCTAGTGGGTAAGAAACTAAACTACAATCCAATGGTTGGACCACCTTCCATTGATACAGTTTTTTCAGCTGCTGAAAGTGGCAAGAGACGAGGCAGCAAAGATATCAAAGAGACCCAGGCTATATCATCCAATGATTTGTGTCAGAAATTAACAATGTCTGTTCAGGGATTAACTGCTGGAGAGAATTGTAATAATATTGAACAATTGAACAGTCTATTAGGTGCTGAAGGATTTGTACAGTGTCTTGAACAAGCATTACTCTTTGGGACTAATACAAACCGTAAATCTAAGAAACCATTAGTGTGGGATTTAGTTGAGAAAATGTCAGCAAAGATCACGTGCATGCACAATGAAGAGAAAACAGCTGCAGAGAAATTACAGTTAGTAGTCTCAAAGTTACAAGATCTGGAAAGTGGAAAAGTAGAAAAATTTCATATATTCATCTGTGTGGGACTGAGAGACCAATTTTTATCTACATGGATCGAGCTGTTTGCTAACAGCTCTGCAACTGTTGAATTGTACACTCCAGGTTCATTCTTTTTAGATCAGAGTCTACGTGAAGTAATGATTAAAGATTTAAACAAACTATTACAATTACACATACCATTGCCTAGTTTGCTACTAGGATCATTGTAA